One Microcebus murinus isolate Inina chromosome 9, M.murinus_Inina_mat1.0, whole genome shotgun sequence DNA window includes the following coding sequences:
- the LOC105873312 gene encoding olfactory receptor 2A14 produces MGGNQTWITEVTLLGFQVGPVLEFFLFGLFSLFYTLTLLGNGVILGIICLESKLHTPMYFFLLHLAILDMSYASNNVPKMLANLLNQKRTIAFVPCIMQTFLYLALANTECLILVAMSYDRYVAICHPLRYSVIMSWRVCIVLAVTSWVFSFLLALVHLVLILRLPFCGPHEVNHFFCEILSVLKLACADTRLNQVVIFAACVFILVGPLCLVLVSYSRILLAILSIQAGEGRRKAFSTCSSHLCVVGLFFGSAIVMYMAPKSRHPEEQQKVLSLFYSLFNPMLNPLIYSLRNAEVKGALRRALRKEGPM; encoded by the coding sequence ATGGGAGGCAACCAGACATGGATCACAGAAGTCACCCTGCTGGGATTCCAGGTTGGCCCAGTACTAGAGTTTTTCCTATTtggacttttctctcttttctatacACTCACTCTTCTGGGAAATGGGGTAATCCTTGGGATTATCTGCCTGGAATCTAAActtcacacccccatgtacttcttcctcttGCACCTGGCCATCCTGGACATGTCCTATGCTTCCAACAATGTCCCCAAGATGTTGGCAAACCTACTAAACCAAAAAAGAACCATCGCCTTTGTTCCATGCATAATGCAGACTTTCTTGTATTTGGCTTTGGCAAACACAGAGTGCCTGATTTTGGTGGCGATGTCCTATGACCGGTATGTGGCCATCTGCCACCCCCTCCGATACTCTGTCATCATGAGCTGGAGAGTGTGCATTGTCCTGGCTGTCACTTCCTGGGTGTTCAGCTTCCTCCTGGCTCTGGTCCATTTAGTTCTCATCCTGAGGCTGCCCTTCTGTGGGCCTCATGAAGTCAACCACTTCTTCTGTGAAATCCTGTCTGTCCTCAAGCTGGCCTGTGCTGACACCCGGCTCAACCAAGTGGTCATCTTCGCAGCCTGCGTGTTCATCCTGGTGGGGCCCCTCTGCCTGGTGCTGGTCTCCTACTCACGCATCCTGCTGGCCATCCTGAGCATCCAGGCCGGGGAGGGCCGCAgaaaggccttctccacctgctcctcccacctctgcgTGGTCGGGCTCTTCTTTGGCAGCGCCATCGTCATGTACATGGCCCCCAAGTCCCGCCATCCTGAGGAGCAGCAGAAGGTCCTTTCCCTGTTTTACAGCCTTTTCAACCCCATGCTGAACCCCCTGATCTACAGCCTGAGGAACGCAGAGGTCAAGGGTGCCCTGAGGAGAGCGCTGAGGAAGGAGGGGCCCATGTGA